In a single window of the Zea mays cultivar B73 chromosome 5, Zm-B73-REFERENCE-NAM-5.0, whole genome shotgun sequence genome:
- the LOC103626480 gene encoding uncharacterized protein — protein MEPPPDLNTHLPPRKRLLAGLRTAATAAEPLPPPPAHADLAARLREMALAANASASSPEETIEAARAAAQAAADAAVAARAVAAEKAAVAAKARAAARAAMEFIDSFSTRAGASRNGSGLQFKIRSRKKHVQVKMLYRPNGTLGPAEAPKPRRRKQSDEEVPHNLHRLMNSSPRISHAGLPKRPRTTAAGDAKNGAVAPGGGNGAGVCNGSSVQVPTEAGGWLGNGCSEAKSHERTVPLLNHEVSGEDSSRHAAKSSGGIADNGVGVGNSSAGQKVKVKRKELLLNQNTGKEREEPEEATQTEPFVRSITLDESKPNSKGKGRSNPNGNGTERLAGPADTKGRGEGVTPPKITSVWKIKKLKTSHCSSDSKVLHKVCVPPPTAAETSASVKAD, from the coding sequence ATGGAGCCGCCGCCGGATCTGAACACCCACCTGCCGCCGCGGAAGCGCCTGCTCGCCGGGCTCAGGACGGCAGccaccgccgccgagccgctaccgccgccgcccgcccacgCCGACCTCGCCGCCCGCCTCCGCGAGATGGCGCTCGCCGCCAACGCGTCGGCGTCCTCGCCCGAGGAGACGATCGAGGCGGCGAGGGCGGCCGCGCAGGCCGCCGCGGACGCCGCCGTTGCTGCGCGCGCCGTGGCCGCCGAGAAGGCCGCCGTCGCCGCGAAGGCTAGGGCGGCCGCGCGCGCCGCCATGGAGTTCATCGACTCCTTCTCTACCAGGGCCGGCGCGTCCAGGAACGGGAGCGGCCTCCAGTTCAAGATCAGGTCTAGGAAGAAGCATGTCCAGGTCAAGATGCTGTACAGGCCCAATGGAACCCTAGGGCCAGCGGAGGCTCCCAAGCCTAGGAGACGCAAGCAGTCGGATGAAGAGGTCCCGCACAATTTGCACCGCCTCATGAATAGCTCGCCGAGGATCTCTCACGCTGGACTGCCCAAGAGGCCTCGCACGACCGCTGCTGGGGATGCCAAAAATGGAGCTGTAGCACCCGGTGGAGGTAACGGCGCTGGTGTTTGTAACGGTTCTTCAGTTCAGGTGCCGACGGAGGCTGGCGGTTGGTtgggtaatggatgctctgagGCGAAATCTCATGAGAGAACCGTTCCATTGCTCAACCACGAGGTCTCTGGTGAAGACTCATCCAGGCACGCCGCGAAGAGTAGCGGCGGCATTGCTGACAACGGAGTCGGGGTTGGGAACTCGAGTGCTGGTCAGAAAGTGAAGGTCAAGAGGAAGGAGCTGCTCCTGAATCAAAATACCGGTAAAGAAAGAGAAGAACCAGAAGAGGCCACACAAACAGAGCCCTTTGTACGTTCTATCACGCTCGATGAATCGAAAccaaactcaaaaggaaaaggaaGGTCAAACCCAAATGGGAATGGAACAGAAAGGCTTGCAGGCCCTGCAGATACGAAGGGCCGTGGCGAAGGCGTGACGCCACCGAAGATAACTTCCGTATGGAAGATCAAGAAGCTGAAGACATCTCACTGCTCTTCCGACAGCAaggtgctgcacaaggtctgcgtGCCGCCTCCTACGGCGGCTGAGACCTCTGCTTCGGTGAAAGCTGATTAG